The following are from one region of the Geoalkalibacter subterraneus genome:
- a CDS encoding VC_2705 family sodium/solute symporter — MKRFFFWMALGLFLFAAAPLWGAGEEIFQIERGFKLVPALIMVATLCVYIGVGFLSKVSTTSGYWVAGQGIGKYGNGAAIASDWMSAASFMGVAGLLYLKGWFGLGYIIGWTGGYVLLLVLLAAQIRRFGKYTIPEFLGDRYDCHSVRLIAATVTVIIAITYSTAQFKGIGLICGWIFGMSYTASVFFAAGVVLAYLLISGMSGVTRNQQIQYVVLISAFLIPLWILIKKAGGAGILPQLEYGAVLSGLMEGQVASSAGGQLAGNEFAEASRAFLPWGTGGNIYHFLALVFTLMVGTAGLPHIMIRFYTVKNEDIARKSVLWGLFFIGLLYWSSPVYAVMGKFWNPLGGQAVADVIILSAPERAGLGPAFLGYLASGALAAGISTVAGLLVAGASAVAHDWYATIFRPESTDRQQLFVGRVITAALCAIVVLTALNPPALIAQIVAMAFAIAGNTIFPACVLAVWYSRSNKYGALAGMIFGLAMTLIAMVGWVMRVPLFSADGLLPATSSALIVCPLAFLINIVVSNITHERISDESAQRSDRVLRKLHNVPIPVAGPDPDEHSSRRRIH, encoded by the coding sequence ATGAAAAGATTTTTCTTTTGGATGGCCCTGGGATTGTTTCTTTTCGCCGCCGCACCGCTGTGGGGCGCGGGCGAAGAAATTTTTCAGATCGAGAGAGGGTTCAAGCTGGTTCCAGCCCTGATCATGGTCGCCACTCTCTGCGTTTATATCGGGGTGGGTTTTCTATCCAAAGTTTCGACCACTTCCGGTTACTGGGTCGCGGGGCAGGGAATCGGCAAATACGGCAACGGCGCCGCCATCGCTTCCGACTGGATGTCTGCTGCTTCATTCATGGGAGTGGCCGGGCTGCTCTACCTCAAAGGCTGGTTCGGCCTGGGTTACATCATCGGCTGGACCGGCGGCTACGTCCTACTATTGGTCCTGCTGGCAGCACAGATCCGTCGCTTCGGCAAATATACGATTCCGGAATTTCTTGGTGACCGCTATGACTGCCACTCGGTGCGGTTAATCGCGGCCACCGTGACCGTCATCATCGCCATTACCTACTCCACGGCCCAGTTCAAAGGGATTGGCCTGATCTGCGGCTGGATCTTCGGTATGAGCTACACCGCCAGCGTCTTTTTCGCCGCCGGCGTGGTGTTGGCTTACCTGCTGATCAGCGGCATGTCGGGCGTCACGCGCAACCAGCAGATTCAGTACGTGGTGCTGATCTCGGCGTTTCTGATTCCGCTGTGGATTCTGATCAAAAAGGCGGGCGGAGCCGGCATCCTGCCCCAGCTTGAATATGGTGCAGTGCTTTCAGGGCTGATGGAAGGCCAGGTTGCTTCATCGGCGGGCGGTCAGCTTGCCGGCAATGAATTCGCCGAAGCGTCCCGGGCGTTTCTTCCCTGGGGCACGGGGGGCAATATTTATCATTTCCTGGCACTGGTCTTTACCCTGATGGTGGGCACGGCTGGCCTGCCTCATATCATGATCCGTTTTTACACGGTCAAAAATGAAGATATAGCGCGCAAATCGGTGCTCTGGGGATTGTTCTTCATCGGGCTGCTCTACTGGTCCTCTCCGGTTTATGCGGTGATGGGAAAATTCTGGAATCCCCTGGGCGGGCAGGCGGTCGCGGATGTTATCATCCTGAGCGCACCGGAGCGGGCAGGACTGGGTCCTGCCTTCCTCGGCTATCTCGCATCGGGAGCCCTTGCGGCTGGCATCTCTACCGTCGCGGGTTTGCTGGTGGCCGGCGCTTCCGCAGTCGCACACGACTGGTATGCCACCATTTTTCGCCCTGAGAGCACCGACCGACAGCAGCTTTTCGTCGGCCGTGTGATTACCGCGGCTCTGTGCGCAATCGTGGTATTGACAGCCCTCAACCCGCCAGCGCTGATTGCCCAGATTGTGGCCATGGCTTTCGCCATAGCGGGAAACACCATTTTCCCCGCCTGCGTGCTGGCGGTGTGGTATTCGCGTTCCAACAAATACGGCGCCCTGGCAGGAATGATTTTCGGACTGGCCATGACCCTGATCGCCATGGTCGGCTGGGTGATGCGGGTGCCGCTTTTCTCTGCCGACGGCCTACTGCCGGCGACCTCCTCGGCCCTGATCGTCTGTCCCCTGGCGTTTCTCATCAATATTGTGGTTTCCAACATCACGCATGAGCGCATCAGTGACGAATCGGCACAACGCAGTGACCGGGTGCTGCGAAAACTGCACAATGTCCCAATACCTGTCGCCGGCCCTGATCCCGATGAACATTCGTCACGCCGGCGCATCCATTAA